The Spinacia oleracea cultivar Varoflay chromosome 2, BTI_SOV_V1, whole genome shotgun sequence DNA segment GAGATATAACCCATGGACATAAGAATACTCTTggtgcacctaataattttattttattataaaataaaaatgaaaaacggTAGTTTTTTTGCTTGGCCTTGTGTTTACTTGCTGAAAACTAAATGAAAGTACCCTGTTGTTAACAAAAACTACAAGTACCTTTTatccaaacaaacaaaaaacaaataattcatctacaacaataataaataaataaataaaaacagaaGCCTGAAGCCATGAAAGGAAGCTTCCCCCCTAAGAGAAAGCAAGAGTAATAGATGAATGTATTGGCTAAAATTAGGTACAGCTAGATGAATGCATTGGCAACATTAGCTAAAAATTGCCCTTTTCCCCACTACTCAAATTCTCTGAGAATTGaaacgttaaaaaaaaaaaaaaaaaaaaagagtaagattcgagaattcaaaatcaaaactgGGGCAAAAGGAACTCTGAGAGTTTGATGGACACCCCTACTGTGGTCCTATAGCCCCAACCATATTAAGTACATTACGTATTGAACACATGGGGTATAATTTTAGAGATTTACAGCTTCAATATACCGTCCCAAACGGggaggagggggggggggggggggggggggaatggaGAAGTTTAAGTGTTTAACCTATCCTGCTGAAGAAGAGCAAAAATACAGCAATTCTTACGGATAAGAGTACAAAGGCTACAGACTACTATTGCAACAACCCTAATTCAGTAATTCccaaacaagaaagatgaaaaaGAATAGAAACTCCTCGCCAATATGAAAACAAAATGAGAAGtggagatgaaaatttgtcatcaAGTGAGGTTTAACAGTTCTATATAGAGACATGGTGTAGTGACATTTAAAAgaaccaaaaaacaaaaaaacacctAGCGATGAGGTCTACACATTAGAAGAATCAGACAACTGGCCAAGAGACTCAAACAGTGAAGGATGGTATAAACTTTCTTCCAATTGGTATTAATAACTTACACAGCAAATCACTATTGCTCATCATTAGGCATTTCCTGGCCCAGGCTACTTTGAGCAAGTCTGTAATAGAGGATACCCATTGTTGCCATGCATGCCCTGCAACCACCAAAGAAGCTTACAACTGTAAAACATGAAAACATAAAATTGCAAATAGAAGATCAGAATACATCAGTAAACATTACATTATGGCTATGAAAAGGAGAATTTTTCTTGGATCCATTCTTGATGATCTCGGATGCCGCACACGTCCTTCTGTAATATCATCAGCATTTAACGAGTCCTTACGAGATGGAGCAGTTACTGGCAAAGTGGGCAAAGCACTAGACCAGAAGGGCAGCAGTGCTCTGAGGAACTTATGACGAAAAGGACCTGTTGAAATTAATGACCAAATCAGTTACAGAACACTTTGCTTAATCATAAAAGTTGCATCTGATTGCTTGCATGAAAAAAGATATgcaatactccctctgtccagGTGCTACTGTCAGAGGTAAAAGAATTTTGGCTGGTTTCAAGAAGATCGTCATATTGAGTTAATTTACAACACTTCGAAATTTTGGAAAAAGTTATACACTTATACCCTTGATGCTCTTTAATCAACAATAACAGCAAATAGTAGCAACTAATTATAAAGCTCCTTGAGGAATAAAATCATGATTTGGACATCAGCAAATGTGTCAACCAAAATATAGGTTTTTTTTTATCTATGGTAATGATATTAATGAATAATGATTATCAGTGTGGAACTGAGGgaataattaaactagaatccagGTAAAGCAGTCTTAAGACAGAATGGTTCATTCATATATCTTCAATCCCAAGTGTCATAACAGAAATCACATGCCTTCACACCAAGACTTATTCTATCTTACTCTCCTTGTTAAGGCCCCCTATTTTCCTAGGTCGAGCTTTAACCATTAACAAAATAAACACTCACCCAATCCAACTTAAAtatatttcaataaagtaaGAACTCATAGCTTATAATTAGCTAAGAAGGCAAGACATCAAATCCAATTCTCGGTGGTCTGTAGTTTAAACCCTAAAATAAACACTTATTATTGTACATTAAGTATAAAATGTTCCTGGCTGAGATGAATATATGACATTGCATACGATCAAGAACgctttataatttattattataaattgtaGATATCactaaaatattttaattaaaaatagatGAAAAGTAATACTCCCTTCATCCCACTACTCTGGTAAATGTCTATTTTTCCAATGTCAAATTCAGTTTTGTGATTGCTTCATTTTGTACAATTATGCATTGAAGTACCTAAAAACTTCCAGAAATAGAAATGGTAGTGAATGAaagttttcttttaaaaaataaaataaaaaagaggtGGTGGAAGGCATTAtattaaatgttcatttttttttgtttccctATACATGACAGTTACTCCATAGTCCATAGTACAAAGAACGGGTATTATGAAAGTGTAGCATTTGCAAAGCATCCTCACCTCTTCGAGAGTACTTCTTCCTGTTCCCATCCTCATCATCGGCAAAATATGAAATTTCAGAGTTCTGCCTTTCAACATGTATTGTACCTTTCCGTGTAGTAGCCCCAGCCTGCACAAACCTCTAGTTTTAACACTGACGTACCAAAAGGAAATTACGAGAAACAATACtacaacaaaaagaacaagAGTTTTTGAATGCAGACTCCAAACACTGACAGCAAACTTCAAATGCAGATTTGAATAGAAGTCTTACAGTTGCGGGACTTCCAGCTTTAACAAAATTAGGCTCATGATTAGAACTAGCGGGAGAACCCTCTATCTCTACAATATCTTGTGTAGTAGCTCTAGATGAGCCTGTTCCAACACCAACTGTTGCTTCATTTTTCATTCCTTCGATGCCTCCAGCACCTGATACACGCTTCAAGGGATCTGAAGAGAAGGCAGGGGGTGGACCGCGGTCTGGTGCTGTCATTGAGACAGGATGGCTTCCAAAAACACTTTTCTCAAGACCAGTCTGCAATATGACAACCAGATACTGTAAACTAAAAAAACAGTATTCCAGAAGAGCACGAGACTTCAGATTAATAAGCGAAACATATCTTAGATTAAACAATCCAAACATTCAACAGGTTTCAAGAACaaacattaatattaaaacactagattaggtcccgtgcatgcacggatattctaaaatcatttgacTGAACATCAAGCCCGGTCCTGACAATTTATGGGCCATAGgcgaaacaaaaagaaaaggcccTTTATTTAAAAAATTCTACTATTAAGAATttcgttaaattttaatttattttccaatAAAAATATTTCATACGGAGTACTATGTTTAATTACGATAATCAACCAAGTAATTGAAAGTACAATTCCCCTGAAAAAACATTAATAGGAAGTAAGAAGCATTAATTACAAAAACAAAGTTAAgctaaataattatattttaattttacgATCAATTTACTCTTATATTGTTTGAGTCCTATAAACACAATCCTATAAAAGTCCTATAAAAAAATTTATAGGATTGTGTTAATACACTTAATAGAATCCGGTGCAATCCTATATTATTAACACAATCCTATTTTATAGGATAGTGTTAATAGGACTCTTATATTGTTTGAGTCCTGTTAACACAAtcctataaaaaaatataattttttttaggcgggaaaattttgcaccagGATGTGACATGCACATCCTAGTGTCTATTTTAGTATAATAACAATGAAAATGGTAACAAGAAATAGTGATGACTGAACAAGTACACACCTAAAGTCATAAAAGCATACACCTCATAGGATCTGTTTACAAACTGTTTATTTACAAAATTCAGTCCTTAGTCAGATCAATCCAGCTAAGTTTTCTTTAAAATTATCTTCCTAGTTTATGATTTCATCCACTGACTTAAAGGCACTAAACTATGAGTAAATTAATATGCTtattgattcttgcttgaataGTTCATCTTTCATTCTTTAATACAACACGCCTAGAAAAAGTTATAATACGGGACCTGTTTTCAACACTAACTCTAAAACCTGTTTCTACGCAAAATAACACgaagtatttattttatttttgtattgcAGCAAAGGGCACATAAAATGCCAATCTGAGGCTGTAATAACTTTAATCGCACAAATAAACccttcaaaaggtcttgcacgcactagatgtacaataaattattgTACATCGTGATAACTGTTACTCAgtttttggtaacttttaacatgttttgattaacttttatattatatttttttgatggataaatattttaaagagttacttactccctccgtcccagattagttgttacacttacctttgcacaaagttttagatgataagtggttgtttggttatcaattgttattttattgaaaaagtagatgtgataggagttagtgaggtgtattttttaattgaatgagagagggtgtggggacaaaaaaaatttagtgggaagagagacaataaaataattgtgggtcattcctaatttagaagtgtaacaactaatttgggacagacggaaaaagaaagtgtaacaactaatctggggcggagggagtaattacttTTATATGTTGTTATTGATTTTGAAGGGATAATTTTATTAAGAGGAAATTTATATCACAAAagaataaataacttttacattacATTGGacaacttttaaacattttgagtcttttactccgatgtacaatatttattgtacaccacctttaaataagaatttgtgtaaagCCTTTCATTGACTAATATAGCGTACAActcccaaaaacaaaaaaatatggGGGTGGAAATGGAATAAGGGTTAATTAGAGTGAATTAGGGTCAAGGTTGGCTTTCAGCACAGAGTTGTGTATTAAGGGTGGTTTATATTAATTTTCTCAGTTAAAAGGTGTTTTTGGGGATAGATCCTTCACTTAAGGATGGATTTTGGTTAAAAGTTATTTCTATTAATTGTAATACATCAAATTTAGAACCCAAAATTGCTTACTAGCATAATCAATGAAAAGATTGATTTGATCCATAATCAATACTTGCAACACAATATGAGTCCTTCTTTGTAGATAATTATGTTTGGTTAACCATCTCAACATATTTTAGAGCGAATATTGCTTACTTCAACAAAAAGTATATCTCGCCCGTTGTAAATAATCTTGTGTAAAACAGTAAGCATAATCTTTCTACGCTAGGATCAATTTTAACTAAGAATATCAAGGTCATCCTGAATGATAATATAGCAGGTCTTATCTGTCTGCAGGAAATTGAACCTAGAAAAACAAAGTTCATATCAACAATTTGTTAACTATTTAACAAAAAAGAGTTCATTTTGTAGGTCAGAACCAAAATGTCAACCCCCCTAAGGTGAAGGGTGAATGTAGCCCAGTAACTTCCTATGCTGCCTGCTAGTTTCCTGTCGAAATAGCGAGATTAGATGAAAACCTTAATTACTGCTGGCTCATAAGTCATAACACTGGCTTGTCACAACTCGCAAGCAGAAAAAAGGTTAGATTACAGGATTGCACAGGGATTAACAAGTTTTCTGAATCAGTGAAACAGCataaaaatataattgtgttgcTACAAGGTTTCTATTAGCGAATATTCATAAGTGTAAAATTGATACTTCGTAGCATGGAATTAAAACTCGGTCGTTACGTTACGTAACGGCCGTTCTGTAACCTGTTATGGATTTCCGTTCCGCGAAACCCCGTTACGCTACGGTTCGAAAAAAATCGCGTCTTTTCCCCCCGCGTCATCCGTTACGTAACGGTGACTCACCGCGTTAGACGTTTTTTGTCCTGTTACACCGTTCTTTTACACAAATTGaccaaaaatatttttgtaaTTAGCTATGTAGTTTATGAAACATGATATTTCGAGTGCTTTCGCAAAATATAATACTAACTCATATTATGATAGATTTGGTTATATTGCGTCGATATAATACTTTTTAGACTTAAAATGTAATAATAAGGCTTAGACATGCTAATGTgatgtttttcaaaaatttcaCACCGCATCAGCCACGATCCGTTCTATTCATCCATTACAAGCGGTTTCCGCGACAATGTGACCGTTAACGCGAACGCGTTTTTTTTCTATGCTTCGTAGATAGCAGTACAAAGACAATGTCGGATCACAACTCACAACATGATTCATTTTCGATAGAAATATAGGAACAACACTCATTGTCCCAAGAATTCCCATTTTGATGTCAATATAACACCATTTAGCAGACAACAAGAACAAGATAACCCAAACAGATGCTCAACCCTTGGCTCCTACATGCCAAGATTGAGCCTCAATCTCTCACTCCCCGATTCCCTATGATGGCTTTAGTCCCTAATTGTCATATGGAATATTGAATACACTAGGAAGAAGACCGACTATGCCGACAAAAACTATGCATAGCTCATAGCAAATGTCTGAGTCAGTAGAAATTACCAAAGTTGTTCACACTTTCATACTTTTTTCTAAGAAAAGGAAGAAGGCGAGGTAGGAAaagcattttatttattaactttTCTAGTTTAGCGGGACAAGAGagtaaagtactccctccgtttctataCAGTTCCAACATACACTTTCTTACACACTTTAAGAAAAAAGAATCAAACTTCTTTATTATGAGGGCATAAATGGAAAGTTCCATGGTTTTATTTGGTGGGTGAGAGGTTAGAAGTTAATAAAGAGAATAAAGTTAGGTCATAAATGTTATtgcatacttcctccgtcccgcaatagatgcatcatttctcttttggacactattcattaactaactttgacaattattctttcacattatgtaaaaacaaatatagtcaagtgagatcttgttaaattcgtatcactgtgaggattccaaatatcaattttttataatttttacttacacacaatttgagatattaatgttcaaagaagcATGTTGGGATACGTGAAAAAGAAATCATGCATCTATtgcgaaacggaggaagtacaaaaTAAGTTTTCCATTTAAAGTGTGTTGCAAGTATTGTGATGTTTCCATTTTGGGGAAGTgttgcaaataaaaaaaacgGAGGTATTAGTTAACAAGAGCTATTAAGAACCTTACTTGCGTAATTGCCTCCTTAAGCTTTGAATGAAGGTGTGATCCTGAATCCTTGAAATTTTTTGGAGGCCATATCTACACCCAAAGAACAATGTTTACGGTTAAAATTGGAAATCAAGAATGATACAAACTCTAAAGATAGttacaggcaaggaatgaaaaaaaaaaaacacacaatagtacctactttttaaaaaataggttaactaatacGTATGTTACTTGGGAATCACACACGATAGCAAGATATTGATGTGGGTCACAAGTATACATCTGGCACAATATGACACATCCAAGTGTCATAATGTATATCTAGTGAAGTATAAGCAAGGAGCTTTAATCAATCTAGAAAACATATTTTTCCATAAGAGGCTGGTACAATTAATCAAGCCGTAGTCATATTCACAAAATTACTGACTGAGAAGGTCTAGTGCGACACTGCCACCCATTATTACGCTTTAAAGTTAAAATCTGTATGATATTTTTAAAACTTTAGTAAAAGCAACATTCATATTTGAAACTCGGATCAATCAACAAATACAGGTAATTAGAAGGAGATATGCTACGAATGTCATAAACTCAAAAACAAAAAGTAGCCTCGCAAAACTTTATTACTAAGATCCAACAAGGTGGAATTTTAGGCAGCCAGTAGGTTCCCTGCACGTAATCTTCATTAAATCTTACTGCAGTTTACCTTCAGAAATAAGTGGCCAGTCCTTCATCATGGACCTTCATACAATCATACGTAATACACCCATTTGGAAGGCAAAGAAATTTAGACCCCAAAAGTTCAGCATAGTGGACCCAAGCTGCCCCCAAAATGAGAAATGGGAGAAAACAATCAAACAAGATCAAGTGAGGTCAAAGAATATTTTCTTAAGACCCCAACCACCTCAGGTGTTTTTCCTGGCTTCAAAATTTTGTACTCCTCAGGTGTTTTCCTTAagatccccccccccccaactctTCTTCTTAGAATAAGTTTAAGAGGAAGGCCTTAGCTCTTTTCCCATCAAACCACCTACCTTCAAATTGAAAATAGTTGAACTCGTGGAAGATGAGCGTTGTTAATATCATTTTAAAATGCGCTAAAACGTAGAACAAGGATaatattgaaaagaaaaaacggATACAGGGATAAAAGATTAAACAAACAAGACACACTCCATTCAGGTAGTTTACTTAGTTATAATGGAAACATCTAATCACACACGAGTAGGCCCTAACTGATCTCTACATATCAATATTCATGCTACTAGTAACACTAAACCAGTGTATACTCTCTCCTTTCTCTCTGTTTCCCCCTTCACCCTATCATTACTTTGGTCAGATAGGGTTTTTGCTTTTCCATTGAGCATTTCTTTCTTCTCCCTTACCACAGAGATAATTTTCCCAATATGTATACCCTCACAACAGATAAACAGATCTAGGGAAGGAAAACAAGAGATAATTAACTTTCTGACAGAAGCAACAGCAAGGAAAAGGGGATAAATAAAATagaatactacctccgttcttttttagttgacacgTTTCTTTTATCACGTTTCCAACGCAAAACTTCAACGGATGTCTTTAATTATCAATAAGTTCTTTTTTTATTGGCAAATTAGCAAATAATTATCaataagttgatattttgaaaatatacaaataatatgaatctaacaagatcctacaTGATTATATTTTATCTTAGGTATAAATTACAAAAGATGGTCAAAGCAGTGTATGTAAATAATCTCAGAAGTCAAAAcgtgtcaactaaaaaagaaaGGAGGAAGCATTAAACTAAGGTGGCGAAGAATAGAAATCCCATAAGTCGAAGAATATGGAAATCACAACGGTGCAGACCATAGCATTTCTGCAACGCTTGCCTTGGTCAATAATCGATGACTTTTGTAGGATGCAAGAAGAGTGCATTAGTTATCCAAAGCAAGAAACTTTGTTGAAAGACAAATTTGTGGGGAAGCAATGTCGACGAATGCGATTGGAGAACAAAGATTTTAACTTTCAATTACCATTCTTGATCTTGGACAAAAAGTAAGAACCAAATCAGCTGCATATTGGGTTGAGTTTATGATGAAAATTtattcaaacaataaatgaGGCCAGAATCGATTATTGGGTTGATCTAAGAtttagaaaaaaattattttgcaaAATAGATGGAGAGTAAGGTCACCTTGATCCACATAACTTGATTCAAACAAAAACTATAGTACAGTAACTGTTGTTAGAGCTTTTCTTATTAGTTTGTAAGATCTGTGAAGCAAAAGAGACCAAGTAACCAGCTGGTCACACTCGTGGACTCAAAGTGGTGCAAAGCAAAAGCGGTGGCGAGCTAGAATGACTTGCTAGCAATATGTCGGTGGCAGAAATAGTGGATCAATAATAGGAGGTGGGCTGACGCATAACAAAGGTACAGAGTTTTGACTAATAGACAAAGACTTCATACGCACCTGAATTTTGTTTATGATCCTCCCGGGCTCCCATCCCTATTCACATGTCCAATTTCTCTCCAAAATCTTGATCTCTTTTAAACGTCGAATTCTTTATATTCACCTTATAATCAATCAAAGTACCAAACCCACTATCTCCCTTTATTCACCTTTAATCAACTAAATCCCACAACTTTTTTTATGCATCTTTCATCAACCAAACCCTACTATCTTCtctttttattaatttctcCTAGATACGTGCAAATTGGAGAAACTAGACAATTAAATAGGGACGGCAGGAGTATAACTTAGGGTCTGTTTGTTTCAACTTAAtttaacttattttgacttatttcagcaaaaataaattcagatgagtacaaataagttcagaaaaagtaAGTTTTTCTTTGACAATTTAACAAATAAGTTcttttcagcaaaaataagttcagataagttcaaataagttaaaTTCAGTTGAACCAAACACAGCCTTATTAGAACTAATCTGAACTTGTTAAACTTTATCCGAACTTATATTGGCTGTAAAATGAACTTAAAATCCTACCAGAACTTGACCAAACTTATATTGCCTAAATAACTTTTAAAGGATGAAAAGAACACTGCCTTTAATTTGTCAAACCGTATAAGATAGAGAAAACAGATAGCTAATGATAAGGGTAAACaacattaataaaaataaaataaaagaaacaacAACATAGCAATTACTGAATACTGATATTAGTAAGAGGACATAGTTAGCATATATCTGCAAATAATCTTGAAACAGTCAACAAGGCTGGATAGTGGTTCAAGCACATGATTATTGTCCAACACACCATGTGGCACTGAAAGATATAACAAACTGAAGAAGATAAAATAGCATGTCACTAGGACAAGCAAATGCAAAAGGTCAGAAATAGTAACAGCTTCCTAGCATAGGAAACCTGATGACTCACTTTAGAAGAGAGAGTTCAAAAGGATCACATAATTAAGAATAAAGACTGGTAAAAAAGTACTAACAAACAGCTCAAAAAACTCGTGATACGGGCTCCAGAAATCATGACTCATGAGTTCTTGCTTAATCTAATCATATTATATGCAGTAAAACACAGAAATAGGTAAGAAGATCTGGCAGCAAGCCTTGTAGGAGTGAATTTAGCAATTGAGCCTCGGGTCTTTTTCTCAAATTTATGGTGGAATGACGATATAAGAGAAATTGTTAAACAAGAGAGGGAAAAAAggtccaaaagaaacaaaaatgcgGTAGGTGACTGATAGCATAGCAGACAGTTCCATACTTGAACCATTTGGCTACTACTAATGTAAATGAGCTAGGATTATATACAGGCCAAATATGAATTTAGGGACAGCCAGAAAATAACAAAGTAGAGGAAGTACTAGTCTGATGGCACAGGAGAAAAAAATGGTCATAAAAATGTTTAAGTCACAGAAGAAGGTTCaaaaaaattaatctaaacgcAATTTTGAGCATGATAGAAATGACCTCAGAAGAAAGAAATTGATCCACGTTGCCAAAGGTTCCAGTGGAGACAATTTAGGAGATGAGAAGTCATAATAACTGACTATCATCATTCTTCAACACAAGCCCAGACATTTTGTCCAGTTCTTTGGTTTCAATTAAAACCTACATGGGCTACATCTTAACAACTGCTAACGAAGGCACCTGAGATGAAAACTGTATGGTCAATCATGGAAACGATCACACAAAAGACAACATTGGAGAGCAATATCTCTTCCTTAAGGGTCAACCTCC contains these protein-coding regions:
- the LOC110791724 gene encoding uncharacterized protein, producing MVVCKCRKATKLYCFVHKTPVCGECICFPEHRICVVRTYSEWVIDGEYDWPPNCCKCKAVLEEGTDPQTTRLGCLHVIHTNCLVSHIKSSPPHTAPAGYVCPACSTSIWPPKNFKDSGSHLHSKLKEAITQTGLEKSVFGSHPVSMTAPDRGPPPAFSSDPLKRVSGAGGIEGMKNEATVGVGTGSSRATTQDIVEIEGSPASSNHEPNFVKAGSPATAGATTRKGTIHVERQNSEISYFADDEDGNRKKYSRRGPFRHKFLRALLPFWSSALPTLPVTAPSRKDSLNADDITEGRVRHPRSSRMDPRKILLFIAIMACMATMGILYYRLAQSSLGQEMPNDEQ